One Miscanthus floridulus cultivar M001 chromosome 11, ASM1932011v1, whole genome shotgun sequence DNA window includes the following coding sequences:
- the LOC136494766 gene encoding uncharacterized protein isoform X1 yields MQCLISGKKILMKEMAEGATTIYHICVTLVEEVILLGRLWIAEVVVPGMDVDELHLLLRHWRESAEMRGQPSLLPSVWKQWPEKPLLYCSGSQASKHMRNGSTASTISSATRAPFFCSLVLRRNHLAKNKRKWAELADGQLLCLVILSSFPVVSGFR; encoded by the exons ATGCAATGTTTGATTTCAG GTAAGAAAATTCTTATGAAAGAAATGGCTGAGGGGGCAACAACAATTTACCACATATGTGTCACG CTTGTGGAAGAGGTAATACTGCTAGGACGGCTATGGATCGCGGAGGTGGTGGTGCCGGGCATGGACGTGGACGAGCTGCACCTCCTACTCCGGCACTGGAGGGAGTCGGCCGAG ATGAGGGGGCAGCCGTCCTTGCTGCCAAGCGTGTGGAAGCAATGGCCCGAGAAGCCACTGCT GTACTGCTCTGGTTCTCAGGCTTCAAAGCATATGAGAAATGGGAGCACAGCATCGACAATATCGTCGGCGACGCGTGCACCATTCTTCTGCTCTTTGGTTCTGCGAAGAAATCATCTAGCCAAAAACAAACGTAAGTGGGCGGAACTTGCAGATGGCCAGTTGCTTTGTTTAGTAATATTATCTTCATTTCCAGTTGTTTCTGGTTTCCGTtga
- the LOC136494766 gene encoding uncharacterized protein isoform X3 — translation MQCLISGKKILMKEMAEGATTIYHICVTLVEEVILLGRLWIAEVVVPGMDVDELHLLLRHWRESAEMRGQPSLLPSVWKQWPEKPLLYCSGSQASKHMRNGSTASTISSATRAPFFCSLVLRRNHLAKNKHDVIELPSGSYAIFVLFSSI, via the exons ATGCAATGTTTGATTTCAG GTAAGAAAATTCTTATGAAAGAAATGGCTGAGGGGGCAACAACAATTTACCACATATGTGTCACG CTTGTGGAAGAGGTAATACTGCTAGGACGGCTATGGATCGCGGAGGTGGTGGTGCCGGGCATGGACGTGGACGAGCTGCACCTCCTACTCCGGCACTGGAGGGAGTCGGCCGAG ATGAGGGGGCAGCCGTCCTTGCTGCCAAGCGTGTGGAAGCAATGGCCCGAGAAGCCACTGCT GTACTGCTCTGGTTCTCAGGCTTCAAAGCATATGAGAAATGGGAGCACAGCATCGACAATATCGTCGGCGACGCGTGCACCATTCTTCTGCTCTTTGGTTCTGCGAAGAAATCATCTAGCCAAAAACAAAC ATGATGTTATAGAATTGCCTAGCGGCTCATATGCCATTTTTGTACTCTTTTCCTCTATATAG
- the LOC136494766 gene encoding uncharacterized protein isoform X2, giving the protein MVIQCSYFVFLLQGVAQCVGYIYLYHIYVKYLNNENRLPGLNIIQLVAACGRGNTARTAMDRGGGGAGHGRGRAAPPTPALEGVGRDEGAAVLAAKRVEAMAREATAVLLWFSGFKAYEKWEHSIDNIVGDACTILLLFGSAKKSSSQKQT; this is encoded by the exons ATGGTTATACAATGTTCTTATTTTGTCTTCTTACTGCAGGGTGTTGCTCAGTGTGTTGGCTATATATATTTGTATCACATCTATGTGAAATATCTGAATAATGAAAATAG ATTGCCTGGTTTGAACATTATACAACTTGTGGCAGCTTGTGGAAGAGGTAATACTGCTAGGACGGCTATGGATCGCGGAGGTGGTGGTGCCGGGCATGGACGTGGACGAGCTGCACCTCCTACTCCGGCACTGGAGGGAGTCGGCCGAG ATGAGGGGGCAGCCGTCCTTGCTGCCAAGCGTGTGGAAGCAATGGCCCGAGAAGCCACTGCT GTACTGCTCTGGTTCTCAGGCTTCAAAGCATATGAGAAATGGGAGCACAGCATCGACAATATCGTCGGCGACGCGTGCACCATTCTTCTGCTCTTTGGTTCTGCGAAGAAATCATCTAGCCAAAAACAAAC ATGA